A genomic window from Armatimonadota bacterium includes:
- a CDS encoding cyclase family protein, with amino-acid sequence MAVDLSGVRVLDLSQNFSVDSPPFAYYDGPTIKWVKKLAFEGVNAQYIATTNHIATHLDSPLHFHDPGPDVAGIPIGQLVGPACIVDLQAFGVGDYGIYGPEHFEQWERKTGITIERGDILVIHTGYHAYYNEDWSPATRERHADARADLPRAFLRHPGPRAEFCQWVLDRGIRWLAVDAISTDHPFNTNVRRARPDLIPEVERVIGMPLEEAFPWPRDYQATHTMLFPRGVYHVENVGGEIDRVLDQRVWVGCFPFRFKGGEAAFCRFVAFVPA; translated from the coding sequence ATGGCCGTGGACCTGAGCGGCGTGCGTGTCCTGGACCTCTCGCAGAACTTCAGCGTGGACTCCCCGCCATTTGCCTACTACGACGGCCCCACCATCAAGTGGGTGAAGAAGCTGGCCTTCGAGGGCGTGAACGCCCAGTACATCGCCACCACCAACCACATCGCCACGCACCTGGACAGCCCGCTGCACTTCCACGACCCCGGGCCGGACGTGGCCGGCATCCCCATCGGCCAGCTGGTCGGGCCGGCCTGCATCGTCGACCTGCAGGCCTTCGGGGTCGGCGACTACGGCATCTACGGGCCCGAGCACTTCGAGCAGTGGGAGCGCAAGACGGGGATCACCATCGAGCGCGGGGACATCCTGGTCATCCACACCGGCTACCACGCCTACTACAACGAGGACTGGTCGCCCGCGACCCGGGAGCGCCACGCCGACGCCCGCGCCGACCTCCCGCGCGCCTTCCTGCGCCATCCCGGCCCGCGGGCGGAGTTCTGCCAGTGGGTGCTCGACCGCGGCATCCGCTGGCTGGCCGTGGACGCCATCTCCACCGACCACCCCTTCAACACCAACGTGCGCCGCGCCCGCCCCGACCTCATCCCGGAGGTGGAGCGCGTCATCGGCATGCCGCTCGAGGAGGCCTTCCCCTGGCCGCGGGACTACCAGGCCACCCACACCATGCTCTTCCCCCGCGGCGTCTACCACGTGGAGAACGTCGGCGGCGAGATCGACCGGGTGCTCGACCAGCGT
- a CDS encoding VOC family protein, producing the protein MRFGNAHYYVGDMGRAREVYRQLLDREPRYSDDDWTEFALDGGVLALHLHARRPEVTDKTEVRYGAVVTVEVEDIGRALEQAGRAGFLQVSDIMSEPYGKLVRIQDPWGNQVVLHEPSR; encoded by the coding sequence ATGCGGTTCGGCAACGCGCACTACTACGTGGGGGACATGGGTCGGGCGCGCGAGGTCTACCGGCAGCTGCTGGACCGCGAGCCGCGCTACAGCGACGACGACTGGACCGAGTTCGCGCTGGACGGGGGCGTGCTGGCGCTCCACCTGCACGCCCGCCGCCCGGAGGTCACGGACAAGACCGAAGTGCGCTACGGGGCGGTGGTCACCGTCGAGGTGGAGGACATCGGGCGCGCCCTGGAGCAGGCCGGGCGCGCCGGCTTCCTGCAGGTCTCGGACATCATGAGCGAGCCCTACGGCAAGCTCGTGAGGATCCAGGACCCGTGGGGGAACCAGGTGGTGCTGCACGAACCGTCGCGGTGA
- a CDS encoding DUF1116 domain-containing protein, with protein MVTIDQANQEVVSRILAGQPVLVDVRPAAEAIPGMRPTLVLHAGPPITWERMSGPLRGAVIGALLYEGLARDEAEAARLAASGEITFAPCHHHGAVGPMAGVTTASMQVYVVENRAFGNRACSTLNEGYGRVLRYGAYGPEVLERLRWLNGTVGPALGEALRRLGGLDMKSLIAQQLTMGDEGHNRNKAGSALLARLLAPALAEGRLARDDLARVLRYLADNDLAVLNPVMAACKALLDPAHGVPHSTLVTAMARNGTDFGIRVSGLGDRWFTAPAEVPVGLFFPGFSQADANPDIGDSTITESAGIGAFAMAAAPAIVQFVGGTPQMAMEATLEMYEITVAENPAWAIPALDFRGVPTGIDIRKVVRTGITPRVNTGIAHREPGVGQVGAGLVRPPMACFEAALEAAAEVFA; from the coding sequence ATCGTGACCATCGACCAGGCCAACCAGGAGGTCGTCTCCCGCATCCTGGCCGGCCAGCCGGTGCTCGTCGACGTGCGCCCCGCGGCGGAGGCGATCCCCGGGATGCGCCCCACCCTCGTCCTGCACGCCGGGCCGCCCATCACCTGGGAGCGTATGTCCGGCCCGCTGCGCGGGGCGGTGATCGGCGCCCTCCTCTACGAGGGGCTGGCCCGGGACGAGGCCGAGGCCGCACGCCTGGCCGCCTCCGGCGAGATCACCTTCGCCCCCTGCCACCACCACGGCGCGGTGGGGCCGATGGCCGGGGTGACCACGGCCTCGATGCAGGTCTACGTGGTGGAGAACCGCGCCTTCGGGAACCGGGCCTGCTCCACCCTCAACGAAGGCTACGGGCGGGTGCTGCGCTACGGGGCGTACGGGCCCGAGGTCCTGGAGCGCCTGCGCTGGCTGAACGGAACGGTGGGACCGGCCCTGGGCGAGGCGCTGCGGCGGCTGGGCGGCCTGGACATGAAGAGCCTGATCGCCCAGCAGCTCACCATGGGGGACGAGGGGCACAACCGCAACAAGGCGGGCTCCGCGCTGCTGGCCCGCCTGCTCGCCCCCGCGCTGGCCGAGGGGAGGCTCGCCCGGGACGACCTGGCCCGCGTGCTGCGCTACCTGGCCGACAACGACCTGGCCGTGCTCAACCCCGTGATGGCCGCCTGCAAGGCCCTCCTCGACCCGGCCCACGGCGTGCCGCACAGCACGCTGGTCACCGCCATGGCCCGCAACGGCACCGACTTCGGCATCCGGGTGAGCGGCCTGGGGGACCGCTGGTTCACCGCACCGGCCGAGGTCCCGGTGGGCCTCTTCTTCCCGGGCTTCTCCCAGGCCGACGCCAACCCGGACATCGGGGACTCCACGATCACCGAGTCGGCGGGCATCGGCGCGTTCGCCATGGCGGCGGCACCGGCCATCGTGCAGTTCGTCGGCGGCACGCCCCAGATGGCCATGGAGGCCACCCTGGAGATGTACGAGATCACCGTGGCCGAGAACCCGGCCTGGGCCATCCCGGCGCTGGACTTCCGGGGCGTGCCGACGGGGATCGACATCCGCAAGGTCGTGCGCACCGGAATCACGCCCCGGGTGAACACCGGGATCGCCCACCGCGAGCCGGGCGTGGGGCAGGTGGGGGCGGGCCTGGTGCGCCCGCCGATGGCCTGCTTCGAGGCCGCGCTGGAGGCGGCGGCGGAGGTGTTCGCCTAG